One Drosophila subobscura isolate 14011-0131.10 chromosome U, UCBerk_Dsub_1.0, whole genome shotgun sequence DNA window includes the following coding sequences:
- the LOC117900092 gene encoding ATP-dependent RNA helicase vasa-like isoform X2, which produces MSDWEGEEFEPAKGVAAISVQAWSDEETPQNTARRGGGGEDGEGRRGGFNRYRGELGDRGDRGDRSERTERRRRNNNDEDDLNNNKGDEDGEDGEKKREFYIPPEPSTDEAEIFATAISSGINFSKYDHIPVKISGIDPPAAIKKFEDAKLRDIIAANVTKSGYKLATPIQKVAIPVITAGRDLMACAQTGSGKTAAFLLPILTKLLDDATDLEIGKPQAVIVSPTRELAIQIYHEARKFSYESYLKISILYGGTSVKYQNESIMMGCHVLIATPGRLLDFVERAFITFDDTRFLVMDEADRMLDLGFSESMRKIVNHCTMRAAHQTLMFSATFPEEIQRMAGEFLNNYVFVTIGVVGGACSDVKQTICEVSKYNKRSKLIEMLKESADGTIVFVETKRGADFLASFLSEIKIPTTSIHGDRLQSQREQALRDFKSGRMKILIATSVASRGLDIKNVKHVVNYDMPKVIDDYVHRIGRTGRVGNNGRATSFFDVEHDSAIATDLVKILEGSEQEVPDFLRALDSGYGGGGASQFGGHDVRGSGNAIKDVCAVEENQDWD; this is translated from the exons ATGTCTGACTGGGAAGGCGAg GAATTTGAACCTGCGAAGGGAGTTGCTGCGATATCAGTGCAAGCTTGGAGCGACGAGGAGACACCCCAAAACACCGCAAGACGTGGAGGTGGTGGTGAAGatg GCGAAGGACGTCGTGGCGGCTTTAATCGCTACCGTGGCGAACTTGGCGACCGTGGAGATCGTGGCGATCGCAGTGAACGTACGGAACGTCGTCGTCGCAACAACAATGATGAGGATGACCTGAATAACAACAAGGGCGATGAAGACGGCGAAGATGGCGAGAAGAAGCGCGAGTTCTACATCCCGCCGGAACCATCCACCGATGAAGCTGAGATTTTCGCCACCGCCATCTCTTCGGGAATCAACTTTTCGAAATATGATCATATTCCGGTGAAG ATAAGCGGAATTGATCCACCAGCTGCCATTAAAAAGTTTGAGGATGCAAAGTTGCGGGACATAATTGCGGCAAATGTGACGAAATCTGGCTACAAGTTGGCCACGCCCATTCAAAAGGTTGCCATACCGGTGATTACTGCTGGCCGTGACCTGATGGCCTGTGCCCAGACTGGTTCTGGCAAGACGGCCGCTTTCCTTTTGCCAATACTCACCAAACTATTGGACGATGCCACAGATCTGGAGATTGGTAAGCCACAGGCTGTGATCGTGTCGCCCACTAGAGAGTTGGCTATTCAAATCTATCACGAGGCCAGGAAGTTTAGCTACGAGTCGTACTTGAAGATCAGCATTTTGTATGGCGGCACCTCGGTCAAGTACCAGAACGAGTCGATTATGATGGGATGCCATGTGCTGATTGCCACCCCAGGGCGTCTGCTCGATTTTGTGGAGCGTGCGTTCATCACTTTCGACGATACGCGCTTCCTTGTCATGGACGAGGCTGATCGTATGCTGGACTTGGGTTTCTCGGAAAGCATGCGCAAGATCGTCAATCACTGTACGATGCGCGCCGCGCATCAGACCTTGATGTTTTCGGCCACCTTCCCGGAGGAGATACAGCGAATGGCTGGCGAATTTCTGAATAACTACGTATTTGTGACTATTGGCGTTGTAGGCGGCGCTTGTTCCGATGTCAAGCAGACGATCTGTGAGGTCTCAAAATACAATAAGCGCTCAAAGTTAATA GAAATGTTGAAAGAGAGTGCCGATGGCACTATTGTCTTTGTTGAGACCAAACGTGGCGCCGATTTTCTAGCCTCGTTTTTGTCGGAAATCAAGATTCCCACAACTTCGATACATGGAGACCGACTCCAAAGTCAGCGGGAGCAGGCTCTACGCGACTTTAAGAGTGGCAGGATGAAGATTCTCATTGCCACATCGGTTGCGTCTCGCGGTCTAG ATATTAAGAACGTGAAGCATGTCGTGAATTACGACATGCCCAAGGTCATTGATGACTATGTTCATCGTATTGGACGCACAGGCCGGGTTGGTAATAATGGTCGCGCCACGTCCTTCTTCGACGTAGAGCATGACTCGGCCATTGCCACCGATTTAGTTAAAATTCTGGAGGGTTCTGAGCAGGAAGTACCCGATTTTCTGCGCGCCCTGGACAGTGGCtatggcggtggtggtgcctCCCAGTTTGGGGGCCACGATGTTCGTGGCAGT GGCAATGCTATCAAGGACGTTTGTGCCGTCGAAGAAAACCAGGATTGGGACTAA
- the LOC117900092 gene encoding sister chromatid cohesion protein solo-like isoform X1, whose translation MSDWEGEEFEPAKGVAAISVQAWSDEETPQNTARRGGGGEDVNCVRMKIPSSCDRDVVISFLDNLDLRAFTTMASVRELRDYLLTAFNELVTSERDALLLRDRGEREKLSRLNRESTAKSKRVLAEINKMLNQSEAGQSQVKNMFRQLHDMRVNEQPQLNDNFDEFMVPRSRPSRERQRSSRWRGSVTTSSEETEKIRQIKDLYMASIALYSANEETVIRNELSSEDETEAEEAGAVAAATAAEPFLATLSAEKFPHWLSENFMQMHTIRLVNMGVTKELHCRRAWPDDGHALPPAWRDDRQPRLLGFSFLAESSELPAVEHGMGYTSIPAGSLANNVAREQQSQNRDTTDIAYFSRYGSCEQDDGARIALSSTPITPNIDYGLAFHPTSSSLQPDEENTPMMTGSGSARSLPAEVALVDVDSGNQQSMVMSPAAEDVVSTVARSRPGVTPFRPLLPVIDEERRFSMLPRLLKKSFDPPPDSVATTEAVSLEAIAGCPPEVSAGGPLEAIAEDTTGAAVAVGTAPITPPHTPRRDWSSIFRARDQIPSYVETRNVLAPRNRRPRCQRLPETPPRDRLDEQPRLHHEITTNFMANLLQRATEMVRAPLHSSSTGSPTAPNSDGVRPQMEVLEEPMQAEPPLQPAISRFALNAEAADFPPPLLEPSMPEILPNISENEITNMDVTDARQVAVPLQITNENRQQANYLADLSVNAIVTDVQILPPWNMDTGSLALPAIDQTRESAGLPAIEQAGKSAENLAMYQAGRSTEFPAMGHAEGSAVQSAENAVVSVSSLQRTETTAVRRNRQHMEDMAYIAQHTDMLRVMVDHQKYLTDQQHPGEAIRPSFGLSQQYRALAAVETYDPHIILNMPISKVELVHGLLEALIMLPRVDLQNAPFIKNRINAARAFRFLLDLQATGIVKLSDKGRFCCLL comes from the exons ATGTCTGACTGGGAAGGCGAg GAATTTGAACCTGCGAAGGGAGTTGCTGCGATATCAGTGCAAGCTTGGAGCGACGAGGAGACACCCCAAAACACCGCAAGACGTGGAGGTGGTGGTGAAGatg TCAATTGTGTGCGCATGAAGATACCTTCAAGCTGCGACAGGGATGTGGTGATCTCCTTCCTCGATAATCTCGATTTGCGGGCATTCACGACAATGGCGAGTGTGCGAGAGCTTCGAGACTACTTGCTCACGGCCTTCAACGAGCTTGTGACCAGCGAAAGGGATGCACTGCTGCTTCGGGATAGAGGGGAGCGAGAGAAGCTGTCGCGACTGAATCGTGAATCGACAGCCAAGTCCAAGCGCGTTCTAGCGgaaatcaacaaaatgctTAACCAGTCCGAAGCTGGGCAAAGTCAGGTGAAGAACATGTTTAGGCAGCTCCACGATATGAGGGTAAATGAGCAGCCTCAGTTGAATGATAATTTTGATGAATTTATGGTGCCCAGATCTCGTCCGAGCAGAGAAAGACAAAGGAGCTCCAGATGGCGTGGATCTGTAACCACGTCCTCCGAGGAAACTGAAAAAATTCGGCAGATCAAAGATCTCTACATGGCCAGCATCGCCTTGTATAGTGCGAATGAGGAAACTGTAATCCGAAATGAACTCTCGTCAGAAGATGAGActgaagcagaagaagcaggagcagtagcagcagcaacagctgcagaaCCATTTCTGGCCACTTTAAGCGCGGAAAAATTTCCCCACTGGCTCAGTGAGAACTTTATGCAGATGCACACGATACGATTGGTTAACATGGGCGTAACAAAAGAGCTGCACTGTCGACGAGCCTGGCCTGATGATGGACATGCACTACCACCGGCATGGCGGGACGACCGACAGCCCAGACTTCtgggtttttcatttttggccGAGTCTAGTGAGCTGCCAGCAGTTGAACATGGCATGGGATACACAAGCATACCGGCAGGCAGCCTGGCGAACAATGTGGCGCGTGAGCAGCAGTCTCAGAATCGGGACACCACCGATATAGCATACTTCAGTCGCTACGGGTCGTGCGAACAGGACGACGGTGCACGCATCGCCTTATCATCAACCCCAATAACACCTAACATCGACTACGG CTTGGCATTCCACCCGACATCGTCGAGTCTGCAGCCCGATGAGGAGAACACTCCTATGATGACAGGATCCGGGAGTGCACGCTCGTTGCCAGCGGAGGTTGCATTGGTGGACGTGGACAGCGGCAATCAGCAGTCGATGGTTATGTCCCCCGCGGCAGAAGATGTCGTTTCAACGGTGGCTCGCTCTCGACCTGGAGTCACACCGTTTCGCCCATTGTTGCCAGTGATCGACGAGGAGCGTCGCTTCTCCATGTTACCGCGTTTGCTGAAGAAGTCGTTTGATCCGCCCCCAGATTCAGTcgcaacaacagaagcagtaTCATTAGAAGCAATAGCAGGTTGCCCACCAGAAGTTTCCGCAGGAGGACCGTTAGAAGCAATAGCAGAAGACACAACAGGAGCAGCGGTAGCAGTGGGAACTGCTCCTATTACACCACCACACACTCCGCGACGTGATTGGAGTAGCATATTTCGAGCGCGTGATCAAATACCGAGCTATGTCGAAACGCGAAATGTCTTGGCACCAAGAAACCGACGTCCACGATGCCAGAGATTACCGGAAACGCCGCCAAGGGACAGATTGGACGAACAGCCGCGATTGCATCATGAGATCACAACgaattttatggcaaatttaCTGCAAAGAGCGACAGAAATGGTCAGagctccacttcactccagcTCCACTGGCTCCCCCACTGCTCCGAATTCCGATGGGGTGCGGCCTCAGATGGAAGTGCTGGAAGAGCCAATGCAAGCAGAGCCGCCACTACAGCCAGCAATATCGCGATTTGCTTTAAACGCGGAAGCTGCTGATTTTCCACCGCCGCTTCTAGAACCTTCTATGCCAGAAATCCTGCCTAACATTTCGGAGAACGAAATAACGAATATGGATGTAACGGACGCCCGGCAGGTGGCTGTGCCATTGCAGATTACCAACGAGAATAGACAGCAGGCGAATTATTTGGCCGACTTGAGTGTAAACGCAATCGTCACTGATGTGCAAATTCTGCCACCATGGAACATGGACACCGGGAGCCTGGCACTTCCAGCCATAGATCAGACACGAGAGTCAGCTGGACTTCCAGCCATAGAGCAAGCAGGAAAATCAGCAGAAAATCTAGCCATGTATCAGGCAGGAAGATCAACAGAATTTCCAGCTATGGGTCATGCAGAAGGATCAGCAGTTCAGAGTGCGGAAAACGCAGTCGTGTCAGTGTCGTCTTTGCAGCGGACAGAAACCACCGCAGTTCGTCGGAACAGACAACACATGGAAGACATGGCATACATAGCGCAGCACACGGACATGCTTCGTGTGATGGTCGATCATCAGAAGTATCTCACCGATCAGCAGCATCCCGGAGAAGCGATCAGACCCAGTTTTGGCTTATCGCAACAGTATCGCGCACTTGCCGCTGTGGAGACCTACGATCCACATATAATTTTGAACATGCCAATATCAAAGGTGGAGCTAGTCCATGGTCTGTTAGAGGCACTCATCATGTTGCCACGGGTGGACTTGCAGAATGCTCCGTTCATCAAGAACCGCATTAATGCGGCGAGAGCCTTTCGCTTTCTTCTGGACTTGCAGGCGACGGGCATTGTGAAACTAAGCGATAAGGGGAGattctgttgtttgctttga